The stretch of DNA ACACATCCGGAGGTGTCACCTACGTCGTTCTTCAGACGGATGACAAGACCGAGAAGGGCAAAGAAAATCTGTTGGCTGCGGCAAGAGATATTTACGACCGAGCGGCTGAATTTAAAAACATCGAATCCTTTGTGAGATTCGATCTCATGTCGGATCTCGGACCGCTAGGACTGCTAATGGTCGACCCGGCCGAACTTGCTTCGATGAGAAACCTTGACCAAGACCTCACAAGGACAGTGCAGATGCTTGTCAATCATGATTTCTCCGCCATTCGCAGCCTAGGTCAGATGCTGATTGGATTTGAAGAATTGAAGGCTCTCGTCGGTGATGAATCTCATGAAGATGATTTTATAAACTTCGTAAGACTACCTGAGTCTGTCCCCGCAAATGATCCAATGGTGCTTGTCATGGGCATCAGACTAGATGGTCCTTCTTCAGACGTTTCGTACGTGAAAAGAGTTATACCGGGCTTGAGAGAGTGGATAACTGAAATTTCTAAATCCCACGGTGTTTCCTATGGAATGGCAGGAGATCACTTTGGGACCTATGACTCGCACAAGCAAGTTAACGACGACTTTATTCTCACAACATTACTCTCACTGGCTGGAATATCTCTTCTCTTCTTTCTTGCATACTCGAGCCTGAAGATCACGCTGTGTGTCTTTTCCTCTCTTGCAATCTCTATGTTCATTACGCTTGGCCTTTCATATATGATCTTCGGTTCGCTGAATATTATTACCACTTTCGTAACGGCCATAACCCTTGGACTGGGAATCGACTACGGAATTCACATGATCACGAGATTATCAGACGGAGCTACTAGAGA from Mesotoga infera encodes:
- a CDS encoding RND transporter, whose protein sequence is MQRLSEFVIKHRAAVIVFFIILGAFGAYLSMKLSVDSDLLKILPQDDPIVKQYNRFISGDTSGGVTYVVLQTDDKTEKGKENLLAAARDIYDRAAEFKNIESFVRFDLMSDLGPLGLLMVDPAELASMRNLDQDLTRTVQMLVNHDFSAIRSLGQMLIGFEELKALVGDESHEDDFINFVRLPESVPANDPMVLVMGIRLDGPSSDVSYVKRVIPGLREWITEISKSHGVSYGMAGDHFGTYDSHKQVNDDFILTTLLSLAGISLLFFLAYSSLKITLCVFSSLAISMFITLGLSYMIFGSLNIITTFVTAITLGLGIDYGIHMITRLSDGATR